The Pirellulales bacterium sequence GGTCATGGCGGCCGATCGCACTGAGGTAACGCAAAACCTGGTCGCCGAAAACGATTCTTACGGCATCGTCGTCGGCGCGCTGAGTCAGTCGGGCGAAGGACACAAGCTGGACGTCGAGCCGAACTCCGACTTCACCGTGATCGCAGGCAACGAATATCGCGACAACGGCCGGCATCCCGATCCGCTGTACAGTGAGAAACGCAAAGCCCCCGGGGGCGACCTGTACTGGGACGGCACCGGCACTGGCAACGAGTGGCACGAAACCGGCTCGCTGATGACGTTTCCCGCGGACCTGCTGCACGGCTCTGCCAAGGCGCCGGCAGGTACGACGTCCAAGAACAATTAGCTACAGAGAACGCAGGATCCGATCGCAGATTTTGCGAATTAGAAAGACTAAGAGCCACCGAGCACACCGAGACCACAGAGAAGTGAGAAAGAGAATTCCTTTAGTCGTGGCTTTCTCTGTGTCCTCAGTGGCTGAATCGAATTTTTTAACCAATTAAAACAAGCTCATCCCCGTCAACAGGAGGTTTGTCATGAAATCCTCGCTGGAATGGTTTGCCCTGGTGGCGTGCTTCGGATTTTTATCGCTCGCCAGCGCGACAGCGGCCGAAGAGGAGAAATACCCGGAGCGCAATGCCGCGGCGCCGGCGGTCAGTGCGCAGTCGATTCGCGGGACGTTTACGGTCAGTCCCGGTCAGTCGATTCAGGCGGCCGTCGATAGGGCTCGCCCCGGCGATCGCATTCAGGTGATGCCTGGCGCTTACAGCGAGACCGTGACGATTGATTTCGACGATATCGAGTTCGTCGGCCTGGTGCAAAATGGCGAGCGCCCGGTGTTCGACGGCAAAAACAAGCTGAACGATGCTGTCTTGGTCTCGGGCAATAACTTCGTCGTCTCGGGATTCGAGATTCGCGACTACAAAGGGAACGGCGTCGTCGTGAACAAGGCCAAGAATGCGACGTTCAAGAACCTGGTCTGCCATAACACCGGCAAGTACGGCGTCTATCCCGTGCTTTGCCAGGGGGTGCTGGTCGACGGTTGCGTCGTCAGCGACGTGTGGGACGCGGGCGTGTATGCCGGCCAATGCAATGACGTCACGATCCAGAATTGCGAGTCGTACCGCTGCACGATCGGCATGGAGACCGAGAATTGCGTCAACGTGCTGATGGCCAACAATTCGGCCCATCAGAATTCGCTCGGTTTGCTCGTGGTACTGTTGCCGGACCTGCCGACGACCGTGGCTTCGAACGCGCGGGTGATCAATAACCGCGTGCTGGACAACAATTATCCGAACACCTCGCCACCGGGAAATACCGTAAACCTGGTCGAGCCGGGTATCGGCATCGCCGTGAACGCGGCCGACAACACCGAAGTCACGAAGAACGAAGTGCGCGGCCACGGGTCGTATGGCATCGCGATGTACGCGTTGACCGACGTGTTCCCGCCCGAGCACAAGTTGAACGTCGAGCCGAACCCCGACGGCAATTACATTCACGACAACGCACTGGCCGAGAACGGTCAGAATCCGTCGAAGCGGATGAAGAGTCTCGGCGCGCCAGGCGGCGATTTGTTCTGGAGCGGCAAGGGAGTTGGCAACGGCTGGAGCGAAGCGACCGACAAGAGCTTCCCAGCGAAATTGCCCGGCTGGAGCGGCAATGCCGGCGCTGCCGGCGGCGGACGGTAGCATATGTTGCGTAGCTTGAAATATGCGCAACGAGTACGGAGGTTCTTACTGCGATTGCGCAGCTCTGCTATCGGCTCTCATAACGTAGTCTGAAACACCTTTTTCGTGCGTTATTTCGGGTCGATGGAATGAGTTACGCGCTAATCGATAATGCAACTCTGACGGCCGTTCAACGCCTTCTTGGCACTGTTGCATCTCGATCTCGCGACTCCGTCGACGGGGACATTGCCGCCCTGGAAAACGTCGTCACTGCAATACTCTTCTACGACGAACTGATCTGCCTAGACAATTACAAAGAAGAGTTTCGAACGACGCGTCGCGACGCATTTCCGTTCATCCGATTCTATGGTCTCGATAACGTCAACTTACGCGAACTCGACAATTCCGCGCGCGCGGAGTCCCTATCATTCCGACCTGAAATTCGTGGAGGAGAATTTGTTGATGCGGACTATCGTGCATTTCTAGAACAGCTTCGGATGCACATCGTCTGTACGTGGGATATATCCTCAAGCGTGTACTATCTGACGATGAAGATGCTTGGGATGCCGGAAACGCCGGAATTCGAAAAGTATGGAAAACTAAGCGCGGCGATTTTCGGCGAGTTGGTTGATGCGAAAGAGACAAACGGGCCGGCAGATCTGCGAGACAATTTCGTCCTCGTCGACTCGCGCGGGACTCCGATTGGAAACGATTATCGTGTACCGAATGCTAAATGGGGCGATGGTATAACGGGCGGGCTGACTCCTGCATTAAGGGTGTTTTTGGCCGCGTTGAATTGGACGGCGTATAAGTCTATTTACTACACGCTGGCGGCACGGGCGCTCCACGCCGATTCCCTCCTCTACCCAACTCGCCAAGCATTTCAATTACGGTGGATGCAAAAAACCGGGATGTACAGTTCAGACTTTGCCTCTGGGTTGCTCCGCCAAATCTCAGAGCACAGCCGCGATGACGTCAAGTGCATCGTCGAGGCATCGCGATCTTATATCGTAAACATCCCGATCCCGTTTTTTACGGCCTGGATTACTTCCAAAGTAGGTGACGTTTCGGAAGTAATCGAATACGCGCAGGAGCTACGCGGTGATAAGCGGATTCAAGCAGTACGAGAGCAAATGGGAGAGCTTCGATATCTGCTCGATTCTGGAGAGGGTCCTGCCGCCACGACGGGCTTAAATAAAATTGTAAAGAAACTAGCCGATGCCTCTTTGCAGATGCGAAGAGAGTTCTCCGTAGTTTCCCGCCAGACGGTTAGTCCGAAAAACCTTATCAAGGGCTACAACACCCTAGCGTCCGCGGCGCAGCTTCCGCGCATTCCTGAGATTGATATCCCGATACCAATTCCGGACGGGCTAAGACGGCCATCCACGGGATTCGCAACGCTCTACCGCGATATCGTCCGCGATCTTTCGGATATCGCGAGGCTTGAGACGATTCGAGATGTGCTTGGACGGCGAGTCCAAGTTAATAAAGATGCCCGCGTATATAATCCGAAAACAGAGGCACCCGAGTTCCGTAATAGGAGTTCGGAGTGGAAGAGTCCAATGTAGCCCTCTCTTCGTAGGTCGTTCGACCATCTGTCGGGTGGCGAGCAATATAAATATTTACCTTTCAACGAAGGCTTAAACGACGGGTGCCTGAACCTGCAGTGTCCGAAGATCGGGCGGCCCTCTATCGCGAGCGCGTCGATCGCTTCATGGCCGGCGCGCGCGCCTGGCAGATTCGCTCAGATCGGCTGGTGAATTTGCGCTTTGCCGCGGCGGCATTCATCGTGACGATGTTGGCCGTTGGCTGGTGGCAAGGTGTCGCACGGATTTTGCCGTGGATCGCGGCGGCACTTCTGGGCGTGGTCGCATTTATTACCGTAGTGGCCCGCCATCGCTGGATACGCCGGCAACTGGCGCGCGCTGAAGGAATGGCGACGCTCAATCGTCATGGGCTGGCTCGA is a genomic window containing:
- a CDS encoding parallel beta-helix domain-containing protein, encoding MKSSLEWFALVACFGFLSLASATAAEEEKYPERNAAAPAVSAQSIRGTFTVSPGQSIQAAVDRARPGDRIQVMPGAYSETVTIDFDDIEFVGLVQNGERPVFDGKNKLNDAVLVSGNNFVVSGFEIRDYKGNGVVVNKAKNATFKNLVCHNTGKYGVYPVLCQGVLVDGCVVSDVWDAGVYAGQCNDVTIQNCESYRCTIGMETENCVNVLMANNSAHQNSLGLLVVLLPDLPTTVASNARVINNRVLDNNYPNTSPPGNTVNLVEPGIGIAVNAADNTEVTKNEVRGHGSYGIAMYALTDVFPPEHKLNVEPNPDGNYIHDNALAENGQNPSKRMKSLGAPGGDLFWSGKGVGNGWSEATDKSFPAKLPGWSGNAGAAGGGR